One part of the Pseudemcibacter aquimaris genome encodes these proteins:
- the scpB gene encoding SMC-Scp complex subunit ScpB produces the protein MEIHEQMRICEALLFASDRPLSSIALAEQLSEGSDVEDILKQLQEKYKESGVNLVEVAGKWMFQTASDLAFLLRKEEEKERKLSRAAVETLAIIAYHQPVTRAEIEEVRGVGVSKGTLDVLMEALWIKPKGRRRTPGRPMTYGTTEDFLVHFGLNSVKDLPGIAELKAAGFLENVNTSRLNLLSDDIPNEEQPDLPMDDDESSSEEQVIS, from the coding sequence ATGGAAATTCATGAACAAATGCGAATTTGCGAGGCACTTTTATTTGCATCAGACAGACCGCTTTCATCGATCGCACTTGCCGAGCAGCTCTCGGAAGGATCGGACGTAGAAGATATTTTAAAACAGCTACAAGAAAAATATAAAGAATCAGGTGTAAACTTGGTTGAGGTCGCTGGAAAATGGATGTTCCAAACGGCATCTGATCTTGCATTTTTACTTCGTAAAGAAGAAGAAAAAGAAAGAAAACTTTCCCGCGCGGCGGTGGAAACGCTTGCGATTATTGCATATCACCAACCTGTAACACGTGCCGAGATTGAAGAAGTGCGCGGTGTTGGTGTTAGTAAAGGAACGCTTGATGTATTAATGGAAGCCTTATGGATTAAACCAAAAGGGCGCCGCAGAACACCAGGCAGACCAATGACTTACGGCACAACTGAAGATTTCCTTGTACACTTTGGATTAAATAGTGTAAAAGACCTACCAGGTATAGCGGAGCTTAAAGCTGCAGGTTTCTTAGAGAATGTGAACACCTCAAGACTTAACCTTTTAAGCGACGATATTCCGAACGAAGAGCAACCCGACCTGCCGATGGATGATGATGAAAGCAGTTCTGAGGAGCAGGTAATCTCTTAA
- a CDS encoding site-2 protease family protein: MSEIMVNISVWALPLLFAITLHEAAHAWTAWKLGDNTAKMLGRVTFNPISHIDPFGTVILPLILLLSGSGFMFGYAKPVPVQFNRLNNPRRDSVLVALAGPGANIFLLVMSAIFLNFIEYVPGIANEWVGQNLVNMIIINAILAVFNMLPIPPLDGGRVAVGVLPYPLSRPLARLEPYGMLIIIMALFIIPVGGRYLGLNINIFQYIVMPPVQIMLEWAQGLANLF, encoded by the coding sequence ATGTCTGAAATAATGGTGAATATATCCGTTTGGGCGCTGCCGCTTTTGTTCGCAATTACGCTGCATGAAGCAGCGCATGCATGGACCGCATGGAAACTTGGTGACAATACCGCCAAAATGCTTGGCCGTGTTACATTTAACCCGATAAGCCATATTGATCCATTTGGGACGGTGATATTACCGCTTATTTTATTATTAAGTGGTTCCGGGTTTATGTTCGGATATGCAAAACCGGTCCCCGTTCAATTTAATAGGCTGAATAACCCACGCCGCGACAGTGTATTGGTGGCACTTGCGGGGCCGGGCGCGAATATATTTCTGCTTGTAATGTCGGCAATTTTTCTAAATTTTATTGAATATGTGCCGGGTATCGCCAATGAATGGGTTGGTCAAAATCTTGTGAATATGATTATTATCAACGCCATTCTAGCAGTATTTAATATGTTGCCGATTCCACCGCTTGATGGTGGTCGTGTGGCGGTTGGTGTGTTGCCATACCCATTATCAAGGCCGCTTGCCCGACTTGAGCCATATGGAATGTTGATCATTATCATGGCTTTATTTATCATTCCGGTAGGTGGACGATATCTCGGTTTGAATATTAATATTTTCCAGTATATTGTTATGCCGCCTGTTCAAATAATGTTGGAATGGGCGCAGGGATTAGCGAATTTATTTTAA
- the tatB gene encoding Sec-independent protein translocase protein TatB, giving the protein MFDVGFQELFIVAVLAIVVVGPKDLPKVIRSVMGMINKVREMGSEFQAGMKKMADEVELEAVTRKLNEAGNVKIDDNNSSSSSTTSTSSSSESKPDFSDYDEYDYDQYDYDGYYDDSSASDKEDDATEEDAEKVEEQATEEPVVEEDVAVDVPEEAEDKSKVNE; this is encoded by the coding sequence ATGTTTGATGTTGGTTTTCAGGAACTGTTTATCGTTGCGGTCCTTGCCATTGTGGTGGTGGGACCGAAAGACCTGCCGAAAGTAATTCGTTCTGTTATGGGCATGATTAATAAAGTCCGTGAAATGGGAAGCGAGTTCCAAGCAGGAATGAAGAAAATGGCGGACGAAGTCGAGCTAGAGGCTGTTACCCGCAAATTAAATGAAGCGGGTAATGTTAAGATAGATGATAACAATAGTTCATCGTCATCAACAACATCCACATCTTCATCTTCAGAATCAAAGCCTGATTTTTCCGATTATGATGAATATGATTATGACCAGTATGATTATGATGGATATTATGACGATTCTTCTGCTTCCGATAAAGAAGATGATGCAACTGAAGAAGACGCCGAAAAGGTAGAAGAGCAAGCCACTGAAGAACCAGTCGTTGAGGAAGACGTGGCTGTTGACGTTCCAGAAGAAGCAGAAGATAAGAGTAAAGTGAATGAGTGA
- the nagZ gene encoding beta-N-acetylhexosaminidase, producing the protein MVRPVVSDVAGLEFTTEEWDLFREFKPFGFILFKRNCDNPEQLKRLTDQMRDVTGDENIPILIDQEGGRVARLGPPNWRKYPSAAVYAELYDQNKNDAISAVSIHASLMANDLLECGINVDCYPVLDILFDGADKVIGDRSFGRTTDKIIELSRAGAEAMMEMGVTPIIKHIPGHGRADVDSHLSLPIVDTDIDTLRETDFVPFKALNEMPCAMTAHVIYSDIDPDYCGTISKKIISDVIRDEIGFKGVLCSDDLSMKALNKSAAENAVDALNAGCDIALHCNGTLDERRDTLMATEELNDNEYQRLRTYFVKSENMKSFDANEQYAQLLDLTKGLFNV; encoded by the coding sequence ATGGTAAGACCCGTTGTATCAGATGTTGCGGGACTTGAATTTACCACTGAAGAGTGGGATTTGTTCCGTGAATTTAAGCCGTTTGGCTTTATCCTTTTTAAAAGAAATTGCGATAATCCAGAGCAGTTAAAAAGACTGACGGACCAAATGCGTGATGTTACGGGTGATGAAAATATCCCGATCCTGATTGATCAGGAAGGGGGACGGGTCGCGCGCCTTGGCCCACCAAATTGGAGAAAATATCCATCCGCGGCCGTTTATGCGGAGCTTTATGATCAAAATAAAAATGATGCCATCAGTGCCGTTTCTATCCATGCGTCACTTATGGCAAATGACCTTCTTGAATGTGGCATCAATGTAGACTGTTATCCGGTTTTGGATATTCTTTTTGATGGTGCAGATAAGGTTATTGGTGATCGATCCTTCGGTAGAACGACTGACAAAATTATTGAACTATCACGCGCTGGGGCAGAGGCCATGATGGAAATGGGTGTAACACCAATTATCAAACACATTCCAGGTCATGGACGCGCCGATGTGGATAGTCATTTATCATTACCGATTGTGGATACCGATATCGACACCTTACGTGAAACTGATTTCGTTCCATTTAAAGCATTAAACGAAATGCCATGCGCCATGACGGCCCATGTAATTTATAGCGATATTGACCCTGATTATTGCGGCACCATTTCCAAAAAAATAATTTCTGATGTGATTAGAGATGAGATTGGCTTTAAAGGTGTTCTTTGTTCCGATGACTTATCGATGAAGGCATTAAATAAATCAGCCGCTGAAAATGCGGTTGATGCACTAAATGCCGGCTGTGATATTGCGCTTCATTGTAATGGTACGCTTGATGAACGAAGAGATACGTTGATGGCAACGGAAGAATTAAATGACAATGAGTATCAGCGATTAAGAACATATTTTGTGAAGTCAGAAAATATGAAATCATTTGATGCTAATGAACAATATGCGCAATTGTTGGATCTAACGAAAGGGTTGTTCAATGTCTGA
- the erpA gene encoding iron-sulfur cluster insertion protein ErpA gives MTNDNTPVTLSESAARRINTLVESKGNKDLKFRISINGGGCSGFQYDFALVEDKQDDDLVIERDGATMLVDGLSVMYLMGSEVDYTEELAGSMFVVKNPNATASCGCGSSFAV, from the coding sequence ATGACAAATGATAACACACCAGTAACACTTAGTGAAAGTGCAGCAAGGCGCATTAACACACTGGTCGAATCAAAAGGCAACAAAGATCTTAAATTCCGCATTTCCATTAATGGCGGCGGCTGCAGTGGTTTTCAATATGACTTCGCACTTGTTGAAGATAAACAAGACGACGACCTGGTCATTGAACGCGACGGTGCAACCATGCTCGTTGATGGATTATCAGTAATGTATTTGATGGGATCAGAAGTTGATTATACAGAAGAACTTGCCGGTTCCATGTTTGTTGTTAAAAACCCTAACGCGACCGCGTCATGCGGCTGCGGTTCATCATTCGCGGTATAA
- the argS gene encoding arginine--tRNA ligase codes for MNIFKDFQNAIKDVITSLGNEEKLPTDMDLSNITAEAPRDPSHGDIATNAAMVLVKQAKMKPRDIADLIADGLGVIDTVDSVEIAGPGFINIRLKQDFIQNQVSTILQEGVDYGRSDLGNKEKVNVEYVSANPTGPLHVGHCRGAVFGDALATLLDHVGYDVTKEYYINDAGGQINTLARSAHLRYLEALGEDIGEIPEGLYPGEYLIPVGKALVEKYGDSLKGKDESEWLEDLKAFASSAMMDLVREDLETLGIKHEVFFSEKSLHDNGDIQKGLEALEEKGLIYTGVLDAPKGKLPDDWEERPQTLFKSTEFGDDVDRALKKSDGAWTYFAADVAYHKNKMDRGFNQQIDIWGADHGGYVKRVQSVLTALSDGNAELDVRLCQMVKLMRDGEPVKMSKRSGNFITLRDIVDEVGKDVVRFIMLTRKNDASLEFDFTKVTEQSKDNPVFYVQYGHARVYSVLKKAADALQGVDLSDAALKSADLSLLTDESELALIKTMVNWPRIVESAAAANEPHRISYYLYDLASEFHALWNKGNDRVDLRFIIDNNADLTLARLAMIKAFSMIIAAGLNILGVEPVNEM; via the coding sequence ATGAATATTTTTAAAGATTTCCAGAATGCCATCAAAGATGTCATTACATCGCTTGGCAACGAAGAAAAATTACCCACTGATATGGACCTGTCCAATATTACCGCTGAAGCACCGCGTGACCCATCACACGGTGATATTGCAACCAATGCAGCGATGGTTCTTGTTAAACAAGCCAAAATGAAACCGCGCGATATTGCGGACCTTATCGCTGATGGCTTAGGTGTCATTGATACTGTTGATAGTGTTGAAATAGCAGGTCCAGGTTTTATCAATATTCGCCTTAAACAGGATTTTATTCAGAACCAAGTGTCAACGATTTTGCAAGAAGGTGTTGATTACGGTCGTAGTGATCTTGGAAATAAAGAAAAGGTAAATGTTGAATACGTTTCCGCAAACCCGACAGGACCACTGCATGTTGGTCATTGTCGTGGTGCCGTTTTTGGTGACGCGCTGGCAACACTTCTGGATCATGTCGGTTATGACGTGACCAAAGAATATTATATCAATGACGCGGGGGGGCAGATCAATACGCTCGCGCGTTCAGCGCATTTAAGATACCTTGAAGCATTAGGCGAAGATATCGGTGAAATCCCTGAAGGTCTTTATCCAGGCGAATATCTTATTCCTGTGGGTAAGGCGCTTGTGGAAAAATATGGTGATAGTCTTAAAGGCAAAGACGAAAGCGAATGGCTTGAAGATTTAAAAGCATTCGCAAGCAGCGCCATGATGGATTTGGTACGTGAAGACCTTGAAACGCTAGGTATTAAACATGAGGTCTTTTTCTCTGAAAAAAGCCTGCATGATAATGGTGATATTCAAAAAGGCCTTGAAGCATTAGAAGAAAAAGGCCTGATTTACACAGGTGTACTTGACGCCCCAAAAGGAAAGCTTCCGGATGATTGGGAAGAACGCCCACAAACATTATTCAAATCAACTGAATTTGGTGATGATGTTGACCGCGCGTTAAAGAAATCAGATGGCGCCTGGACATATTTTGCTGCTGATGTTGCTTATCATAAAAATAAAATGGATCGCGGTTTTAACCAGCAAATTGATATTTGGGGTGCGGATCACGGTGGATATGTGAAACGTGTACAATCGGTGTTAACAGCATTATCAGATGGCAATGCGGAACTTGATGTGCGTCTTTGTCAAATGGTGAAATTAATGCGTGACGGTGAACCGGTGAAAATGTCAAAACGTTCCGGAAATTTCATAACTCTTCGCGATATTGTGGATGAGGTCGGCAAAGATGTTGTTCGTTTCATCATGTTAACCCGTAAAAATGATGCGTCCTTAGAATTTGATTTCACAAAAGTAACCGAACAATCAAAAGATAATCCGGTATTTTATGTGCAATATGGCCACGCCCGCGTTTATTCGGTTCTGAAAAAAGCGGCGGATGCGTTACAAGGCGTTGATTTATCAGATGCGGCCTTAAAATCGGCTGATTTATCGCTTTTAACCGATGAAAGTGAACTTGCGCTTATCAAAACGATGGTGAATTGGCCGCGTATTGTGGAAAGTGCAGCAGCGGCAAATGAACCGCACCGCATTTCATATTATCTTTATGATCTGGCGTCAGAATTCCATGCGCTTTGGAATAAGGGTAATGACAGGGTTGATCTGCGATTCATTATTGATAATAATGCGGACCTGACACTGGCACGTCTTGCAATGATTAAGGCATTTTCCATGATCATTGCGGCAGGATTAAATATTCTGGGGGTTGAGCCAGTAAATGAAATGTAA
- a CDS encoding deoxyguanosinetriphosphate triphosphohydrolase, with amino-acid sequence MADFEIFNPEQNLAPYALIPGKSRGRLHNETESHRRSEYQRDRDRIIHSGAFRKLKHKTQVFVHHVGDYYRTRLTHSIEVAQIGRSIARNLGLNEDVTEALALAHDFGHTPFGHVGEEALDEAIKPYGGFDHNAQSLRVVTILENRYADFPGLNLTWDTLEGLAKHNGPLVAYEGDTKELHVNFNRYLEQHDLEPHTYASAEAQAAAIADDIAYNSHDLADGLRAGLITLEQVAEVPLVRKKLKDIVDNYGKIEKGQMHHELTRRLIAQMVNDVTIHSQINLKALAPETVDDIRGAGKAMIDFSENMRNQDNILKKFLMKNMYRHYKVNRMSSKARRVVTDLFNLYLVEPECLPTEWQKSLENATASERARRVADFIAGMTDRFALLEHQRLFDTSTFEL; translated from the coding sequence ATGGCAGATTTTGAAATTTTTAATCCGGAACAGAATTTAGCGCCTTATGCGCTAATCCCTGGAAAATCGCGCGGGCGATTGCACAACGAAACAGAAAGCCACCGCAGGTCAGAATATCAAAGGGATCGTGACCGTATCATTCATTCTGGTGCATTTAGGAAATTGAAACATAAAACCCAAGTTTTTGTTCATCATGTGGGTGATTATTATCGTACCCGTCTAACCCATTCAATCGAAGTAGCGCAAATCGGCAGAAGCATTGCAAGAAATCTTGGCCTTAATGAAGATGTAACCGAAGCGCTGGCGCTTGCCCATGATTTTGGCCACACGCCGTTTGGTCATGTGGGCGAAGAAGCACTTGATGAGGCCATTAAACCATATGGTGGATTTGACCATAATGCGCAGTCCTTAAGGGTGGTGACAATACTTGAAAATAGATATGCCGATTTCCCTGGGTTAAATCTTACGTGGGATACCCTTGAAGGGCTTGCAAAGCATAACGGGCCGCTGGTTGCGTATGAGGGTGATACAAAAGAACTACATGTGAATTTTAACAGGTATCTTGAGCAACACGACCTTGAACCACATACCTATGCGAGCGCGGAAGCACAGGCAGCAGCCATCGCCGATGACATTGCATATAACAGTCATGATCTGGCAGATGGGCTTAGGGCAGGATTAATAACCCTAGAACAAGTGGCAGAAGTGCCGCTTGTCCGTAAAAAACTTAAAGATATTGTCGATAACTACGGTAAAATTGAAAAGGGGCAAATGCATCATGAATTGACCAGACGGTTGATCGCCCAAATGGTCAATGATGTGACAATTCATAGCCAGATTAATTTAAAAGCTCTTGCGCCGGAAACAGTTGATGATATTCGTGGGGCGGGTAAAGCCATGATTGATTTTTCAGAAAATATGAGAAACCAAGATAATATATTGAAAAAATTCCTCATGAAGAATATGTATCGTCATTATAAGGTAAATCGCATGTCCAGTAAGGCAAGACGGGTGGTGACAGATCTGTTTAACCTTTATTTGGTTGAGCCGGAATGTTTGCCAACAGAATGGCAAAAATCGCTTGAAAATGCGACGGCATCGGAACGCGCAAGACGTGTTGCTGATTTTATTGCTGGTATGACGGACAGGTTTGCGCTACTAGAGCATCAAAGATTATTTGATACTTCAACGTTTGAATTATAA
- a CDS encoding ATP-grasp domain-containing protein: MTKFNEDTFNTHGPSIFTSYQAAITPVTSDLFELTAQLNQHQHNVLSLILPEVIQDNLSPLEGLSLGEILLELTKSINSLKSPDDLIIEIKEDHLGNQYLCVEYLFDLVANFSSYLAIEILRFVCNGKKVPLENVRREVEGKLASLMMVPLRELMQNMLSTARDMRIPFYLVHEAYPVYIYGQGKNAVFYNHGNPQGNSEIGGKLQKDKAHTNAVLRKLGYPTTQQVIIRNLEHCTAEARKMGFPVVIKPVNMGQGKGITANIKNVEELKFAFQKASAVSNSYLILEKFVEGDDHRISVTNGKVNLVSRRRAPYVIGDGVNSITSLIEQENRRRLGLVDEECDFYSLVIDDEMLRLLNGQGFSPDSAPSINEKVMLGTIDNVSTGGTLKAINMEDVHPDNIKMAGYVCRAFRMTSMGIDFMTPDISKSWREVGVILELNAYQMVGKEVAARVFKHEFSDKNNGRIDSILIVSQNKEFGRHFLEVNKEKYLSLGYSEHDYTLINGGETTALEDNIYSRCLSMILDPECDGLMVMMTPDQIAKQGLPLDHFDKVIVDDQCKDVLWDNQDGKIKILDWLDGFCSEVKIISFDEIVHIP; the protein is encoded by the coding sequence TTGACCAAGTTTAATGAAGATACGTTTAATACACATGGGCCAAGTATATTTACGTCATATCAGGCCGCAATAACACCCGTTACAAGTGATTTATTTGAATTGACGGCTCAACTGAACCAGCATCAACATAACGTTCTTTCTTTGATTTTGCCTGAAGTTATACAAGATAATCTCTCACCTTTGGAAGGGTTGTCATTAGGTGAGATTTTGTTAGAGCTTACTAAATCAATTAATTCATTAAAAAGCCCGGATGATTTAATTATTGAGATTAAGGAAGATCATTTAGGTAATCAGTATTTATGTGTTGAATATCTTTTTGATTTAGTGGCTAATTTTTCAAGTTATTTAGCGATTGAAATACTTAGATTTGTGTGTAATGGGAAAAAAGTACCACTGGAAAATGTTAGAAGAGAAGTTGAAGGAAAATTAGCAAGCTTAATGATGGTTCCATTGCGCGAATTAATGCAGAATATGCTTAGCACTGCAAGAGATATGCGCATCCCGTTTTATTTGGTTCATGAAGCATATCCTGTTTATATTTATGGCCAGGGTAAAAATGCTGTATTTTACAATCATGGTAATCCGCAAGGTAATAGTGAAATAGGGGGAAAGCTACAAAAAGATAAGGCGCATACGAATGCAGTATTAAGAAAACTTGGTTACCCGACGACCCAACAAGTCATCATTAGAAACCTTGAACATTGTACGGCTGAGGCACGAAAAATGGGATTTCCTGTCGTGATAAAACCAGTAAACATGGGGCAAGGTAAAGGAATTACCGCAAATATTAAAAATGTTGAAGAGTTGAAGTTTGCCTTTCAAAAAGCTTCTGCCGTTAGCAACAGTTATTTAATTTTGGAAAAATTTGTTGAAGGTGACGACCATAGAATTTCTGTCACTAACGGCAAAGTGAATTTAGTATCCAGAAGGCGCGCACCATACGTTATTGGTGATGGTGTTAATTCCATTACATCATTGATTGAGCAAGAAAACAGACGTCGTTTAGGTCTTGTTGATGAAGAATGTGATTTTTATTCGTTAGTGATAGATGACGAGATGCTTAGGCTTTTAAATGGCCAAGGGTTTTCACCGGATAGTGCACCAAGTATAAACGAAAAAGTGATGCTCGGTACTATTGATAATGTTTCAACAGGCGGTACTTTGAAAGCAATTAATATGGAAGATGTTCATCCAGATAATATCAAGATGGCAGGGTATGTTTGTAGAGCCTTTAGAATGACGTCCATGGGTATTGATTTCATGACACCTGATATTTCAAAATCCTGGCGGGAAGTTGGCGTTATTCTTGAGTTGAACGCATATCAGATGGTCGGTAAAGAAGTTGCTGCCCGAGTGTTTAAACATGAATTTTCAGATAAAAATAACGGGCGGATTGATAGCATATTAATCGTTTCACAAAATAAAGAATTCGGAAGACATTTTCTTGAAGTTAATAAAGAGAAATATTTAAGCCTGGGATATTCTGAACATGATTACACATTGATCAATGGTGGGGAAACAACTGCATTAGAAGATAATATTTATAGTCGTTGTTTATCCATGATACTTGATCCTGAATGTGATGGATTAATGGTTATGATGACACCCGATCAAATTGCTAAACAGGGTTTGCCATTAGATCATTTTGACAAGGTTATCGTTGATGATCAATGCAAGGATGTACTTTGGGATAATCAAGACGGAAAAATCAAAATCCTTGATTGGTTAGATGGTTTTTGTTCTGAGGTAAAAATCATATCTTTTGATGAAATCGTTCATATACCTTAA
- the xth gene encoding exodeoxyribonuclease III — MKIASWNVNSVKARLPRVTEWLSEFQPDVALFQELKCVDEAFPRVEIEDLGYNVETHGQKTYNGVAILSKHPIEDVMRGLPGDDSDEQSRYIEATINGVRVASIYLPNGNPFPGPKFDYKIGWMDRLVKRAEELLTWEEDVVLCGDYNVCPKDEDCYDMVRFANDALIQPESRDRFFTLLNLGYTDALRAFTPSGRNYTYWDYQAGAWQKDNGVRIDHLLLSPTAADKVVKCDIDRTPRAKERPSDHTPIWCELNV, encoded by the coding sequence ATGAAAATTGCTTCCTGGAACGTAAACTCGGTTAAAGCTCGCTTGCCGCGTGTCACCGAATGGCTATCTGAATTTCAACCTGATGTGGCCTTGTTTCAAGAATTAAAGTGCGTTGATGAAGCCTTTCCCCGCGTGGAAATAGAAGACCTTGGCTATAACGTGGAAACCCATGGCCAAAAAACTTATAACGGCGTTGCTATTCTTTCAAAACACCCGATCGAGGACGTTATGCGCGGTCTTCCTGGGGATGATAGCGACGAGCAATCCAGATATATCGAAGCGACCATCAATGGTGTCCGTGTTGCAAGCATTTACCTTCCAAACGGCAATCCGTTTCCGGGGCCAAAATTTGATTATAAAATCGGATGGATGGACCGCCTTGTAAAACGTGCTGAAGAATTGCTCACTTGGGAAGAAGATGTCGTTCTTTGTGGTGATTATAACGTTTGTCCAAAGGACGAAGATTGCTATGACATGGTACGTTTTGCAAATGATGCCCTAATTCAACCGGAATCGCGTGACCGCTTCTTCACACTCTTGAATTTAGGATATACAGACGCGCTTCGTGCTTTTACACCAAGTGGTCGTAATTATACATATTGGGATTATCAGGCGGGTGCTTGGCAAAAAGATAACGGCGTTAGAATTGACCATTTGTTACTTAGCCCTACTGCGGCTGATAAAGTGGTAAAATGCGATATTGACCGCACCCCAAGGGCAAAAGAAAGACCATCAGACCACACCCCGATCTGGTGCGAATTAAACGTTTAA
- a CDS encoding twin-arginine translocase TatA/TatE family subunit, translating into MSPSLPQIIIVVVLLILLFGRGKISALMGDVAQGIKSFKKGIADDEPEAKNDNPQVTKQDSETASEDKKEKAE; encoded by the coding sequence ATGTCACCTAGTTTACCACAAATCATCATCGTAGTTGTTTTGTTAATTCTACTATTCGGCCGTGGAAAAATTTCAGCTTTAATGGGCGATGTTGCTCAAGGTATCAAAAGCTTCAAAAAAGGTATCGCAGATGACGAGCCAGAAGCAAAAAATGATAACCCACAGGTTACAAAACAAGATTCAGAAACAGCATCTGAAGATAAAAAAGAGAAAGCTGAATAA
- a CDS encoding SPOR domain-containing protein, which translates to MSQHDPENASWLRPLPEEFANEGLYKKRKMLLVGLSAVVLLGFAGMIWASYTSEVDEGGPVPVVRADNSIVKEKPDDPGGKEIPFQDREVFDRVDNLPQENDDVLAASSEIPLKRPVAETIEPAEEATEEEVEVAEETAQETPETKPAPPPAPVGDFMVQVGAFADKAKAETHWNQVKSKNSSALANLNPTYMRVDLGARGVLYRVRGGMIANRSAADNICDAIKKNNQSCMVVTK; encoded by the coding sequence TTGAGCCAGCACGATCCTGAAAATGCTTCATGGTTGCGACCGTTACCGGAAGAATTTGCAAACGAAGGTCTTTATAAAAAAAGAAAAATGTTGCTGGTGGGCCTTAGTGCTGTTGTGCTTCTTGGTTTTGCGGGGATGATTTGGGCAAGCTATACGTCCGAGGTTGACGAGGGCGGCCCAGTCCCGGTTGTGCGTGCTGATAATTCCATTGTGAAAGAAAAACCGGATGATCCGGGCGGTAAAGAAATTCCGTTTCAGGATCGTGAAGTATTTGACCGTGTTGATAATCTGCCGCAAGAAAATGATGATGTACTTGCGGCGAGTTCAGAAATTCCATTAAAGCGTCCTGTAGCAGAAACAATAGAGCCAGCAGAAGAAGCAACTGAAGAAGAAGTGGAAGTCGCCGAAGAAACTGCGCAAGAAACGCCAGAAACCAAACCGGCCCCACCACCGGCGCCAGTTGGTGACTTTATGGTGCAGGTTGGCGCATTCGCTGATAAGGCAAAAGCCGAAACCCATTGGAACCAAGTGAAATCAAAAAACAGTTCCGCACTTGCGAACCTAAACCCCACATATATGCGCGTTGATCTTGGTGCGCGTGGCGTACTTTATCGTGTGCGCGGTGGCATGATCGCTAACCGCAGTGCTGCAGATAATATTTGTGATGCAATAAAGAAAAACAATCAATCATGCATGGTGGTAACCAAATAG
- a CDS encoding segregation and condensation protein A, whose amino-acid sequence MNEEHDNEIDEFELPDPRLAKMDDVPEEERLIVDIDGFEGPLDVLLALARTQKVDLKQISILELVKQYLEFVQEARKVRLELAADYLVMAAWLAYLKSRLLLPEEENENELSAEELAARLTHQLQRLNAIRERAAELMSRNQMGRDMFARGAPEPVIVERHHTYELSLYELLTAYSEHKIRGVAADIRIHKRAVYTLDKAIERLSGMLGLALDWTDLSQFMPDDIDDPQVIRSAKASMFTASLELAKNGKAEIVQKQLFGPLFIRGRKRDESEGRE is encoded by the coding sequence ATGAACGAAGAACACGATAACGAAATTGACGAATTTGAACTGCCGGACCCGCGTCTTGCCAAGATGGATGACGTGCCGGAAGAAGAGCGTCTTATTGTCGATATCGATGGTTTTGAAGGGCCGCTTGATGTTCTGCTTGCGCTTGCGAGAACGCAGAAGGTGGATTTAAAACAAATTTCCATTTTGGAACTTGTGAAACAATATCTTGAATTTGTGCAGGAAGCCAGAAAAGTAAGACTGGAACTTGCGGCGGATTATCTTGTGATGGCAGCGTGGCTTGCTTATCTGAAATCTAGATTGTTACTGCCGGAAGAAGAAAATGAAAACGAACTTTCCGCAGAAGAGCTCGCGGCAAGACTGACGCATCAATTGCAGCGCTTAAACGCTATCCGCGAACGCGCGGCAGAGCTTATGTCCAGAAACCAGATGGGCCGTGATATGTTTGCCCGTGGTGCACCGGAACCGGTGATTGTGGAACGACATCATACATATGAATTAAGTCTCTATGAACTGCTGACCGCATATTCAGAACATAAAATTCGCGGTGTCGCCGCAGATATACGAATTCATAAACGCGCCGTTTATACACTGGATAAAGCAATTGAAAGATTATCCGGTATGCTTGGGCTTGCTCTTGACTGGACGGACCTGTCGCAATTTATGCCGGATGATATTGATGATCCGCAAGTGATCAGGTCGGCAAAAGCAAGTATGTTTACAGCAAGTCTGGAACTTGCGAAAAACGGCAAGGCAGAGATCGTACAAAAACAATTATTTGGCCCACTGTTTATCAGAGGAAGAAAACGAGACGAGAGTGAGGGACGTGAGTAA